A region of the Methylobacterium nodulans ORS 2060 genome:
CGGCACGCGGATGCAGTGGCGGTCCTCTCCCGCTTCGCTCACGAGGCGCTCGCGCAAGATTACGGGATCGTCGGGACGCTGCTGCCATCCCCGACCGAGACGGCCCGCTTCGAGATGCTGCCAGACGAGGCTCCGCGCGAACCCTATATCCTGTTCAGCGGGGATGCCGACGAGCCGCGCAAAGGCGCACTCGTTCTCGCGCAGGCTTTCCCGGCCGTCGCTGAGCGGCTGACCGCGCTTCGTCTCATCTATTCGGGCCGGGCAAGCCCTGCCACCCGCGCTGCGGTGTACGATGCCGTTCCGGACGACCTGCGCAATCGGGTCGAATTTCTCGGTCTTGGCCGCGCCGAGGACCTGCCGCAGCTTTACGCGCGAGCGACGGTCTGCGTGAACCCGGCCGTCTGGGAGGCACTTGGCAATGTCCTGATCGAAGCACTGGCGGCCGGAACCCCGGTGGTCGGCGCAAGGCACGCCGGGATCCCGGACATCATCGCGGACGAGAGCGTGGGAGCCCTGTTTGAGCCGGGCTCGACCAGGCTTGCTGCAACGAACGCAGCCGGACTAAGCGACGCCATCCTGCGGGCTGCGGCCCTGGCCACACGACCCGAGACTCGCGCGCGGTGCCGCGCGCGGGCGCAAGTCTTCTCCTGGGACGCGCTGACTCTCCGCTACGAGGGCCTGCTCGGCAGCGATGCCCCGCCACGTGAGAGCCGTCTCTCCCGTCCTCCCGCTGCCATCCCCTTGCAATGACCGCTTCTCTCTCGATGCCACGGTGCGCGAGCAGCGCGCCCTTCTTGCGGCCGAACTTGTCCGAGCTTGAGGTCCCCTTGCAATGACCGCTTCTCTCTCGATGCCATGGTGCGCGAGCGGCGTGCCCCTCTTGCTGCCGGACTTGTCCGAGCTCGAGTACGCTTACGCGGCTCAGGCGCTGAAGAGCGGGGACATCGGGCCGGCCGGCCCCTTTCGCGACCGCTTCGAGGCGGTCTGGGCCGCCCGGAACGGCACCGCCCATGCGATCACGCTTTCGTCCGGGACTGCGGCACTGCATGTTGCTCTGGCGGCGCTTGGGATCGGACCGGGTGATGAGGTGATCGTCCCGGCGACGACCTACGTGGCGAGCGCGAATGCCGTGCTGCACGCCGGCGGCCGCCCCGTTTTCGTCGATGTGGACCCCGGAACCTTCTGTATCGACCCAGCCGCCACCGCCGCTGCGGTGACGACGCGCACCCGTGCAATCATGCCGGTTCACCTGTTCGGACATCCCTGTCCAATGGACGAGCTGTGGGAGATTGCAGGCACGCAGAACATCGCCCTGGTTGCCGATGCGGCGCACGCGCCGCTTGCCGG
Encoded here:
- a CDS encoding glycosyltransferase family 4 protein, coding for MLHDLSHRLAARGHDVTVLTSSPESETRTEFDGPVRRVLLRRRTGPAAMTGRWLNSFHLFGWDLAGWLRAERFDAVHCLNYHDAVGALAARRAGARFRLVFQCTGIPVRRYFRRIPFDGLLFRTAVRHADAVAVLSRFAHEALAQDYGIVGTLLPSPTETARFEMLPDEAPREPYILFSGDADEPRKGALVLAQAFPAVAERLTALRLIYSGRASPATRAAVYDAVPDDLRNRVEFLGLGRAEDLPQLYARATVCVNPAVWEALGNVLIEALAAGTPVVGARHAGIPDIIADESVGALFEPGSTRLAATNAAGLSDAILRAAALATRPETRARCRARAQVFSWDALTLRYEGLLGSDAPPRESRLSRPPAAIPLQ